CAAAGATTTTTATTTATAAATGATGATAACAGTTTTGAACCACCCTCTACCAAAAGAGAATAGATCCTCTCTTGATACAGATGATCTAAAATCAATTCATTGCTATCTTTTGAAAAGTCAATTTCAATAAACTTCAGGTTATCAGTGTTTTTAATGTCATCCGGGATAGAGCTTGTGAATACAATGGTTGGAACTGTTCCATCAAATAAAAAACTATTGCGAGGTATTTTGTTGTTTTTATCTATCACAACCCTTGTGGGATCATTACCGAACCATTTTCTGGCAGTCAGTTTTGGATTGTCTAAAATTGCAGTATTTGTTCCCACAAGTATTCCCTGAACCTCTGTCCTGAATTTGTGAACTATGCTGTGAGTTATTTTATTTGAAATTATTACAGGCAGTCTGTTCTCATCAGGTTTTCTTTTTAAATCGATAAATCCATCTTTACTTTGAGCCCATTTTAAAATTATGTAAGGCCTGGAATATAATTGATTAACAAAGAAGAAACGGTTTATCTCAATTGCCTCTTCTTCCAGTATGCCCTCTACTACCTCTATACCACTTTGTTTCAACATATCTATACCTTTTCCGGAAACCTTAGGATTTGGATCTCTAA
This portion of the Lascolabacillus massiliensis genome encodes:
- the ribD gene encoding bifunctional diaminohydroxyphosphoribosylaminopyrimidine deaminase/5-amino-6-(5-phosphoribosylamino)uracil reductase RibD, which codes for MQRCLFLARKSEGFTKPNPMVGAVIVHDNKIIGEGYHRQFGEAHAEVNAINSVKDKSLLLTSTLYVSLEPCAHYGKTPPCAELIVKNKIPRVVIAVRDPNPKVSGKGIDMLKQSGIEVVEGILEEEAIEINRFFFVNQLYSRPYIILKWAQSKDGFIDLKRKPDENRLPVIISNKITHSIVHKFRTEVQGILVGTNTAILDNPKLTARKWFGNDPTRVVIDKNNKIPRNSFLFDGTVPTIVFTSSIPDDIKNTDNLKFIEIDFSKDSNELILDHLYQERIYSLLVEGGSKLLSSFINKNLWDEAYIEVSEKKLHRGVNSPEIKGSIAATKRYLNSTQYHLKSKISRNFL